A stretch of Halocalculus aciditolerans DNA encodes these proteins:
- a CDS encoding DEAD/DEAH box helicase has translation MAESYVDHPLLAPNVIEERQYQVSLAATAERANTLVCLPTGLGKTTVSLLVTAERLAGDAGGKSLLLAPTKPLVEQHADFYRMALEIPDDEIVVFTGEVRPDDRAELWESARVVIATPQVVENDLIGGRVSLRDVVHCTFDECHRATGDYAYTYIAERYLADAADPLVTGMSASPGGNEEDIQIVCENLGIEAVEVRTEHDEDVGDYTFDTDVEWERIDLPDDVVEVRDALNEVIRDRLEKLKDLGVTNSTSPEVSQKDLNEMRAQLQRLIDNDNSDGYSGMSVHAEVMKLRRAVELVETQSVESVRRYFERQRNAARSSGASKASQRLVSDPKVKQAMRIAENFDGLHPKFRRARMLLAETLGIEQGERVIVFTESRDTAEALTDFLGQHFETRRFVGQGDKEASEGMTQKEQKERLDEFKAGEFEVLVSTSVAEEGLDVPEVDLVLFFEPVPTAIRSVQRKGRTGRQAKGRVVVLMAEDTRDEAYFWISRRREKEMRDQLQDLKGIAEELEEDLDDGQEALDAFADADASGGDGGGERASAAAASDGGSAEAGESEGQAGLADFSAPEPDDVDADAGNGSESTEGGDGGEGGASEGDDGGESAVGEGSVARAEPPGEERVEVVVDQRELESSIARDLSKREGVNTRLETLEVGDYVLSDRVAVERKSVDDFLDTLLGGDRSLFEQAKALVRHYDRPVLVLEGGSVYEARNVHPNAIRGALSSLAVDYGISLMRSTGEEDTAELLLTIAQREQLKRDREVNAHGEKAAKTLDEQQEYVVSSIADIGPVTARSLLSHFGSVEAVMTADDEELQDVAGVGAVTAERVREVVGSDYAPE, from the coding sequence ATGGCCGAGTCGTACGTCGACCACCCGCTACTCGCCCCGAACGTCATCGAGGAACGCCAGTATCAGGTGTCGCTGGCGGCCACGGCGGAGCGGGCGAACACCCTCGTCTGCCTCCCGACGGGGCTGGGGAAGACGACCGTGAGCCTGCTCGTCACCGCGGAGCGGCTGGCGGGCGACGCGGGCGGGAAATCCCTGCTGCTCGCGCCGACGAAGCCGCTCGTCGAGCAGCACGCCGACTTCTACCGGATGGCGCTCGAAATCCCCGACGACGAAATCGTCGTCTTCACCGGCGAGGTGCGGCCGGACGACCGCGCCGAGCTCTGGGAGTCCGCGCGCGTCGTCATCGCCACGCCGCAAGTGGTGGAAAACGACCTCATCGGCGGGCGCGTGAGCCTCCGAGACGTCGTCCACTGCACGTTCGACGAGTGTCACCGCGCGACCGGCGACTACGCCTACACCTACATCGCGGAGCGCTACCTCGCCGACGCCGCCGACCCGCTCGTCACCGGGATGAGCGCCAGCCCCGGCGGGAACGAGGAGGACATCCAGATCGTCTGCGAGAACCTCGGCATCGAAGCCGTCGAAGTCCGCACGGAGCACGACGAGGACGTCGGCGACTACACCTTCGACACGGACGTCGAGTGGGAGCGCATCGACCTCCCCGACGACGTCGTCGAAGTCCGGGACGCCCTGAACGAGGTCATTCGGGACCGACTGGAGAAGCTCAAAGACCTCGGGGTGACGAACTCGACGAGTCCCGAGGTTTCGCAGAAGGACCTGAACGAGATGCGCGCGCAGCTCCAGCGCCTCATCGACAACGACAACTCGGACGGCTACTCGGGGATGAGCGTTCACGCGGAGGTGATGAAGCTCCGGCGGGCGGTCGAGCTCGTGGAGACGCAGAGCGTCGAGTCGGTGCGACGATACTTCGAGCGACAGCGGAACGCGGCGCGGTCGTCGGGGGCGTCGAAGGCGAGTCAACGCCTCGTCTCCGACCCGAAGGTGAAGCAGGCGATGCGAATCGCGGAGAACTTCGACGGCCTGCACCCCAAGTTCCGGCGCGCGCGCATGCTGCTCGCGGAGACCCTCGGTATCGAGCAGGGCGAGCGCGTCATCGTCTTTACCGAGTCGCGGGACACGGCGGAGGCGCTCACGGACTTCCTCGGGCAGCACTTCGAGACGCGGCGGTTCGTCGGCCAAGGCGACAAGGAGGCCTCCGAGGGGATGACGCAGAAAGAGCAGAAGGAGCGCTTAGACGAGTTCAAGGCCGGCGAGTTCGAGGTGCTCGTCTCGACGAGCGTCGCCGAGGAGGGCCTGGACGTGCCGGAGGTCGACCTCGTGCTCTTCTTCGAGCCGGTGCCGACGGCGATCCGGTCAGTGCAAAGGAAAGGCCGGACGGGCCGGCAGGCGAAGGGGCGCGTCGTCGTGTTGATGGCGGAGGACACGCGCGACGAGGCGTACTTCTGGATCAGCCGGCGGCGGGAGAAGGAGATGCGCGACCAGCTCCAGGACCTGAAGGGAATCGCCGAGGAGTTAGAGGAGGACCTCGACGACGGCCAGGAGGCGCTGGACGCGTTCGCCGACGCGGACGCGAGCGGCGGCGACGGCGGCGGTGAGCGTGCGAGCGCGGCGGCGGCGAGCGACGGCGGGAGCGCAGAAGCGGGGGAGTCGGAGGGGCAGGCGGGGTTGGCGGATTTCTCCGCGCCCGAACCCGACGACGTCGACGCCGACGCAGGGAACGGGAGCGAGAGCACCGAGGGGGGCGACGGCGGTGAGGGCGGAGCGAGCGAGGGAGACGACGGCGGCGAGAGTGCGGTCGGTGAGGGGTCGGTGGCGCGGGCGGAGCCGCCGGGCGAAGAGCGCGTGGAGGTCGTCGTGGACCAGCGGGAGTTGGAGTCCTCCATCGCGCGCGACCTCTCGAAACGCGAGGGCGTGAACACGCGACTGGAGACGCTGGAGGTCGGGGACTACGTGCTCTCCGACCGCGTGGCGGTGGAGCGAAAGAGCGTCGACGACTTCCTCGACACCCTCCTCGGCGGGGACCGCTCGCTCTTCGAGCAGGCGAAGGCGCTCGTCAGACACTACGACCGGCCGGTGCTCGTCCTCGAAGGCGGGAGCGTCTACGAGGCGCGGAACGTCCACCCGAACGCCATCCGCGGCGCGCTGTCGAGTCTCGCGGTGGATTACGGCATCAGCCTGATGCGTTCGACGGGCGAGGAGGACACGGCGGAGCTCCTCCTCACCATCGCACAGCGCGAGCAGTTGAAGCGCGACCGCGAGGTGAACGCGCACGGCGAGAAGGCCGCGAAGACGCTCGACGAGCAACAGGAGTACGTCGTGTCGTCCATCGCGGACATCGGCCCGGTGACGGCGCGCTCGCTCCTCTCGCACTTCGGGAGCGTCGAGGCCGTGATGACGGCGGACGACGAGGAGTTACAGGACGTCGCGGGCGTCGGCGCGGTGACCGCAGAACGCGTCCGCGAGGTCGTCGGGAGCGACTACGCCCCCGAGTAG
- a CDS encoding DUF2182 domain-containing protein, which translates to MKLDRGTTVVVAMILTDIVWWWLTWAGETPMPGMMWVMKKAADGMVPMAAPGFMELGVFHVGTPQAIFGYVVMWGVMMWAMMHPAMTRFTRDYAKAYQGGPVGAAITLVAFLVTYHLVWALSALLPLLWHGLLVLAGFEQGIFGFTRAFPHASIGGILVLCGIYQLTGFKGAMLRSCCANVPLHSHTVPEALREGLSHGVRCCAISFGVFFLVMPFFGEMNFFWMAMLTLVITAERLPSWGREIAAATGVAALLAGLYVLFVQPDLGITWVTSMSM; encoded by the coding sequence ATGAAACTCGACCGGGGCACCACTGTCGTCGTCGCGATGATCCTCACGGACATCGTCTGGTGGTGGCTCACCTGGGCCGGCGAGACGCCGATGCCCGGCATGATGTGGGTCATGAAGAAGGCCGCCGACGGCATGGTGCCGATGGCCGCCCCCGGCTTCATGGAACTCGGCGTCTTCCACGTCGGCACCCCACAGGCGATCTTCGGCTACGTCGTCATGTGGGGCGTTATGATGTGGGCGATGATGCATCCCGCAATGACGCGGTTCACCCGTGACTACGCGAAAGCCTACCAGGGCGGCCCCGTCGGTGCCGCCATCACGCTCGTCGCGTTCCTCGTCACGTACCACCTCGTCTGGGCGCTCTCCGCCCTCCTCCCGCTCCTCTGGCACGGCCTCCTCGTCCTCGCCGGCTTCGAACAGGGCATCTTCGGCTTCACCCGCGCCTTCCCGCACGCCTCCATCGGCGGCATCCTCGTCCTCTGTGGCATCTACCAGCTCACCGGATTCAAGGGCGCGATGCTCCGCTCCTGCTGTGCGAACGTCCCCCTCCACTCCCACACCGTCCCCGAAGCGCTCCGCGAAGGCCTCTCCCACGGCGTCCGCTGCTGCGCCATCTCCTTCGGCGTCTTCTTCCTCGTCATGCCGTTCTTCGGCGAGATGAACTTCTTCTGGATGGCGATGCTCACCCTCGTCATCACCGCCGAACGCCTCCCGAGCTGGGGTCGCGAGATCGCCGCCGCGACCGGCGTCGCCGCGCTCCTCGCCGGTCTCTACGTCCTCTTCGTCCAGCCCGACCTGGGTATCACCTGGGTCACGTCGATGTCGATGTAA
- a CDS encoding diacylglycerol/polyprenol kinase family protein, producing the protein MSELPRRAVHVSGALGPLTAAFDVFPWWFVQAVLVTLTGVCFVLEYFRLRGDIAHWWVFEKLTRDYEQDGVAGYVLYVVGMTATAVVFPEAVAIPALLFLTIGDPVGGMLDTGDGDRKPVWVMAAVAGVCTILGVTFGATLPASVLAGAVVALTDGLNVQVRGYFVDDNLTIPILSALTLSLAGVVW; encoded by the coding sequence GTGAGCGAGCTCCCCCGGCGAGCGGTGCACGTGAGCGGCGCGCTCGGCCCGCTCACGGCGGCCTTCGACGTCTTCCCGTGGTGGTTCGTGCAGGCCGTGCTCGTGACGCTCACCGGGGTGTGTTTCGTCCTCGAATACTTCCGGCTGCGCGGCGACATCGCGCACTGGTGGGTGTTCGAGAAGCTGACGCGCGACTACGAGCAGGACGGCGTCGCGGGCTACGTCCTCTACGTCGTCGGGATGACGGCGACGGCCGTCGTCTTCCCGGAGGCGGTCGCGATTCCCGCGCTCCTCTTTCTCACCATCGGCGACCCGGTCGGCGGGATGCTCGACACGGGCGACGGCGACCGGAAGCCGGTCTGGGTGATGGCGGCGGTCGCGGGGGTCTGCACCATCCTCGGCGTGACGTTCGGCGCGACGCTCCCCGCGTCCGTCCTCGCGGGTGCCGTCGTCGCACTCACCGACGGACTGAACGTCCAAGTCCGCGGCTACTTCGTCGACGACAACCTCACCATTCCGATCCTCAGTGCGCTGACGCTCTCGCTCGCCGGCGTCGTCTGGTAG
- the glyS gene encoding glycine--tRNA ligase, with protein MSGESETEALDELARRRGFYFQANESYGGVAGFYTYGPSGASLKRNVEESWRERFVTREGNMEIDAPTVTPEDVFEASGHLDGFDDMLVECAGCGESHRADHLVEDATDIEDAETYPTDEVEELIAAHDITCPNCGAPLEGQRVEEFNLMFETTIGPGSGQPGYLRPETAQGMFTEFPRLKEYAREQLPFGVAQIGTGYRNEISPRNALLRTREFTMAELEFFVDPEAGGPDLDAVADVSLPLYPASAQAEDGEEYVELGPKEAVEEGLVAGEWVAYFLARSKAWFESVGVDMERFRFRQHLPGELAHYAADCWDAEAEVGGDWIELEGVASRSDYDLSKHAKHADDTFTVFKQYDEPKTVERATVEPDMAALGPEYGSAAADIASALADLAARDRSAFDGDEVTVEVDGETYTVEKELTGFEVTEETEAGRHIVPHVVEPAFGVGRAVYTVLAHAYDEDEVDGETRSVLRLPPSVAPTTVGVFPLMDKDGMGETARELAETLRQAGFDVTYDDAGNIGRRYRRQDEVGTPFCVTVDYEAVEDGTVTLRERDSTEQKRVDADALPGILADIRAGTRSFDEL; from the coding sequence ATGAGCGGGGAGTCAGAGACGGAGGCGCTGGACGAGCTGGCGCGTCGCCGCGGGTTCTACTTCCAGGCGAACGAGTCGTACGGCGGCGTCGCGGGGTTCTACACCTACGGGCCGTCGGGCGCGAGCCTGAAGCGGAACGTGGAGGAGTCGTGGCGCGAGCGCTTCGTGACTCGCGAGGGGAACATGGAGATCGACGCGCCGACGGTGACGCCGGAGGACGTCTTCGAGGCGTCCGGCCACCTCGACGGGTTCGACGACATGCTCGTGGAGTGTGCGGGCTGCGGGGAGAGCCACCGCGCGGACCACCTCGTGGAGGACGCGACGGACATCGAGGACGCGGAGACCTACCCGACTGACGAGGTCGAGGAGCTCATCGCGGCGCACGACATCACGTGTCCGAACTGCGGCGCGCCGCTGGAAGGCCAGCGGGTCGAGGAGTTCAACCTCATGTTCGAGACGACCATCGGTCCCGGGTCGGGGCAGCCGGGCTACCTGCGGCCGGAGACGGCGCAGGGGATGTTCACGGAGTTCCCGCGGCTGAAGGAGTACGCGCGCGAGCAGCTCCCGTTCGGCGTGGCGCAGATCGGGACGGGCTATCGCAACGAGATCTCGCCGCGGAACGCCCTGCTGCGGACGCGGGAGTTCACGATGGCGGAGTTAGAGTTCTTCGTCGACCCCGAGGCGGGCGGCCCGGACCTCGACGCGGTCGCGGACGTCTCTCTCCCGCTCTATCCGGCGAGCGCGCAGGCCGAGGACGGCGAGGAGTACGTCGAGCTCGGCCCGAAGGAGGCCGTCGAGGAGGGGCTCGTCGCGGGCGAGTGGGTGGCGTACTTCCTCGCGCGCTCGAAGGCGTGGTTCGAGTCGGTCGGCGTGGACATGGAGCGGTTCCGGTTCCGCCAGCATCTCCCCGGCGAGCTCGCGCACTACGCGGCGGACTGCTGGGACGCCGAGGCCGAGGTCGGCGGCGACTGGATCGAGCTGGAGGGCGTCGCGTCCCGCTCGGACTACGACCTCTCGAAGCACGCGAAGCACGCCGACGACACCTTCACCGTCTTCAAGCAGTACGACGAGCCGAAAACGGTCGAGCGGGCGACTGTCGAGCCCGATATGGCGGCGCTCGGCCCGGAGTACGGGAGCGCGGCGGCGGACATCGCGAGCGCGCTCGCGGACCTCGCGGCGCGCGACCGCTCGGCGTTCGACGGCGACGAGGTGACCGTCGAGGTCGACGGCGAGACGTACACGGTCGAGAAGGAGCTCACCGGCTTCGAAGTCACCGAGGAGACGGAGGCGGGGCGGCACATCGTCCCGCACGTCGTCGAGCCGGCGTTCGGCGTCGGTCGCGCGGTCTACACGGTGCTCGCGCACGCGTACGACGAGGACGAAGTGGACGGCGAGACGCGGAGCGTGCTCCGCCTGCCCCCCAGCGTCGCCCCGACGACGGTCGGCGTCTTCCCGCTGATGGATAAGGACGGGATGGGTGAGACGGCGCGGGAGCTCGCCGAGACCCTGCGGCAGGCCGGGTTCGACGTGACGTACGACGACGCCGGGAACATCGGCCGGCGGTACCGCCGGCAGGACGAGGTCGGCACGCCGTTCTGCGTCACGGTCGACTACGAGGCCGTAGAGGACGGGACGGTGACGCTCCGCGAGCGCGACTCGACGGAACAGAAGCGCGTGGACGCCGACGCCCTCCCGGGCATCCTCGCGGACATCCGCGCCGGCACGCGCTCCTTCGACGAGCTGTGA
- a CDS encoding CBS domain-containing protein encodes MKVVDAMTPREDVVTVSLPGTREDVLTYLQEREFTSVPVVKETDAGEEYRGLISRGDLIADPDEDQLALLMREVPTVEDDASLTDVARLMVSERARRVPVVHGGELAGIVTVTDVVRAIAEGDEDGDSPVGELARRDVNATFEATPLTVAEREIAFAQVPYAVVLDDEAEMSGIVTEADVIDVARVVEGEEALGNSLADEDDGWKWESIKGTGNRYLPTRNVELPAEPVSAFMTENPETVPGRRTAREAAQRMLELDVEQLPLVDGNELVGIVRDVDLLSAL; translated from the coding sequence ATGAAGGTTGTTGACGCGATGACGCCGCGAGAGGACGTCGTGACGGTGTCCCTGCCGGGGACCCGCGAGGACGTGCTCACGTACCTACAGGAGCGGGAGTTCACGTCGGTGCCGGTGGTGAAGGAGACGGATGCGGGTGAGGAGTACCGCGGGCTGATCTCGCGGGGCGACCTCATCGCGGACCCGGACGAGGACCAGTTGGCGCTCCTGATGCGGGAGGTGCCGACGGTGGAGGACGACGCGTCGCTGACGGACGTGGCGCGGTTGATGGTGTCGGAGCGGGCGCGCCGCGTGCCGGTCGTGCACGGCGGCGAGCTGGCGGGTATCGTGACGGTGACGGACGTCGTGCGCGCCATCGCGGAGGGCGACGAGGACGGGGATTCGCCCGTCGGCGAGTTGGCGCGGCGTGACGTGAACGCGACGTTCGAGGCGACGCCGCTGACGGTGGCGGAGCGCGAAATCGCGTTCGCGCAGGTGCCGTACGCGGTCGTGCTCGACGACGAGGCGGAGATGTCGGGTATCGTGACCGAGGCGGACGTCATCGACGTGGCGCGCGTCGTCGAAGGCGAGGAGGCGCTCGGGAACTCCCTCGCGGACGAGGACGACGGGTGGAAGTGGGAGAGCATCAAGGGGACGGGGAACCGCTATCTGCCGACGCGGAACGTCGAACTCCCGGCGGAGCCGGTGTCGGCGTTCATGACGGAGAACCCGGAGACGGTGCCGGGTCGGCGGACGGCGCGGGAGGCCGCACAGCGGATGCTCGAACTCGACGTGGAACAGCTCCCGCTCGTCGATGGCAACGAGCTCGTGGGTATCGTCCGCGACGTCGACCTGCTCTCTGCGCTATGA
- a CDS encoding LLM class flavin-dependent oxidoreductase → MKFGFFCPHEQHAPSTLLDHAELAENVGFDSVWTSDHFHPWWHSGAHCGAAWPWLGTALERTDKVEFATGVTPPIARYHPGLLTQWTATLNAMHPGRFRVTFATGEAMNEEPLGYEWPDYPERRARLVDACRIYDRLVTGEFASYDGHYWSLDDARLYTVPEERPPLYVAGNGVHTAEVAGRYADGFLTLADVETYENELVPALEAGAADAGRDPDEISRTKQLTVSYDEEYAAAVESAEFWSGTVAVDFDDAVSDPREIERQGRALDGDDWTDEWGVVTDDFADVERVVDEHENAGFDEIEFLSSSPSQATFAEKAAERLF, encoded by the coding sequence ATGAAGTTCGGGTTCTTCTGTCCGCACGAGCAGCACGCGCCGTCGACGCTCCTCGACCACGCGGAACTGGCGGAGAATGTGGGGTTCGATTCGGTGTGGACGAGCGACCACTTCCACCCGTGGTGGCATTCGGGCGCGCACTGCGGGGCGGCGTGGCCGTGGCTCGGGACGGCGCTCGAACGAACAGACAAGGTGGAGTTCGCGACGGGCGTGACGCCGCCGATTGCGCGGTACCACCCCGGCCTCCTCACGCAGTGGACGGCGACGCTGAACGCGATGCACCCCGGGCGATTCCGGGTGACGTTCGCGACGGGGGAGGCGATGAACGAGGAGCCGCTGGGGTACGAATGGCCGGACTACCCGGAGCGCCGCGCGCGCCTCGTCGACGCCTGCCGCATCTACGACCGGCTCGTGACGGGGGAGTTCGCGAGCTACGACGGCCACTACTGGAGCCTCGACGACGCGCGGCTCTACACCGTCCCGGAGGAACGGCCGCCGCTCTACGTGGCGGGGAACGGCGTGCACACCGCGGAAGTCGCGGGGCGGTACGCGGACGGCTTCCTGACGCTCGCCGACGTCGAGACGTACGAGAACGAACTCGTCCCGGCGCTGGAGGCCGGGGCGGCGGACGCGGGTCGCGACCCCGACGAGATCTCGCGTACGAAACAACTCACCGTCTCCTACGACGAGGAGTACGCGGCCGCCGTGGAGTCGGCGGAGTTCTGGTCGGGAACCGTCGCCGTCGACTTCGACGACGCCGTCAGCGACCCCCGCGAGATCGAACGGCAGGGGAGAGCGCTCGACGGCGACGACTGGACGGACGAGTGGGGCGTCGTCACGGACGACTTCGCGGACGTCGAGCGCGTCGTCGACGAACACGAAAACGCGGGCTTCGACGAGATAGAGTTCCTCTCGTCGAGCCCGTCACAAGCGACGTTCGCGGAGAAAGCGGCGGAGCGGTTGTTCTAG